A window of the Lactuca sativa cultivar Salinas chromosome 7, Lsat_Salinas_v11, whole genome shotgun sequence genome harbors these coding sequences:
- the LOC111891371 gene encoding uncharacterized protein LOC111891371, whose amino-acid sequence MCETTSVEKYTQVYLDETVAKHGVPLKITSDRDSSFTSDSWASMQCELRSCVTLSTIYYPQTDGHNVLGGPEMIQDTIDKIQIERGRMKAAQDRQKSYAVKRRRPIELQVDEFVMLKVSPWKGIMRFRKKGKLSPIFIGPFKIIQRIGKQAYHLELLEDFAGIHDVFHVSYLRKCLSIYDETVPLFEVKLDNKLRYVEEYEEIVNERTTELRNKEMELH is encoded by the exons ATGTGTGAAACAACTTCAGTGGAGAAATAcacacaagtatacttggatgaaactGTTGCGAAACATGGTGTGCCGCTAAAGATTACTTCCGATCGTGATAGTAGCTTCACTTCTGATTCTTGGGCAAGTATGCAATGTGAATTAAGATCTTGTGTCACTCTTAGCACAATTTATTATCCCCAAACAGATG GACATAATGTCCTTGGCggtcctgaaatgattcaagacaccattGACAAGATTCAGATTGAACGAGGAAGAATGAAAGCAGCCCAAGATCGACAAAAGTCCTATGCAGTAAAGAGAAGAAGACCCATAGAACTCCAGGTGGATGAATTCGTaatgctgaaggtatccccatggaaaggaatTATGCGATTtaggaagaaaggaaaattgagtccTATATTTATtggacctttcaaaatcatccagagaattggtaAGCAAGCATACCATTTGGAGTTGCTAGAAGATTtcgcaggtattcatgatgtattTCATGTAAGTTATCTGCGTAAATGtttaagcatatatgatgaaacGGTCCCGTTATTCGAGGTGAAACTAGATAATAaattaagatatgtagaagaatATGAAGAGATCGTAAACGAAAGAACAACTGAATTACGTAATAAAGAAATGGAATTG CATTGA